Proteins co-encoded in one Capsicum annuum cultivar UCD-10X-F1 chromosome 9, UCD10Xv1.1, whole genome shotgun sequence genomic window:
- the LOC107843012 gene encoding uncharacterized protein LOC107843012, producing MPPPPHQFQPSSPHNSLHSVPSTSSTPSLSGLRIGGPSTSASPSIDSATSSNATIAASQILKFKEVVEYDGNGRLIIAPDGNGFIPAYSARHMVIEATKPFYTEPWGSWNEIQLDIRILMWKQFITKCVWNSCHENEIQCIFKLKAAVRIKEHLYEARRNLENLVG from the exons ATGCCCCCACCGCCCCACCAGTTCCAGCCCTCTTCTCCCCATAATAGTCTACATTCTGTACCTTCGACATCATCCACACCTAGCCTTTCTGGATTGAGAATTGGAGGTCCTAGCACATCAGCATCGCCATCTATTGATAGTGCTACATCGTCTAATGCTACAATAGCTGCTTCCCAGATTCTGAAATTTAAAGAGGTAGTAGAATATGACGGCAACGGGAGGCTAATTATCGCCCCTGATGGTAATGG ATTCATTCCCGCATATAGCGCCAGACATATGGTTATAGAAGCAACTAAACCATTTTATACGGAGCCATGGGGTAGTTGGAATGAGATTCAACTCGACATCAGAATTCTTATGTGGAAACAATTTATA ACAAAATGTGTATGGAATTCTTGTCATGAAAATGAAATACAatgcattttcaagttgaaagcagCTGTACGGATCAAAGAACACTTGTATGAGGCCAGGAGGAACTTGGAAAACTTGGTTGGTTGA
- the LOC107843013 gene encoding diaminopimelate epimerase, chloroplastic: MAIAAVITAPLTTPIRRRSLPSIRLSSSSVNLQSNNLKFGAGRAAAVHCPSKLRIFAVSSMKTEAPEGISFLDRKESGFVHFVKYHGLGNDFILVDNRDTTEPKVTPDQAVKMCDRNFGIGADGVIFAMPGVNGTDYTMRIFNSDGSEPEMCGNGIRCLAKFIAELENFHGKKSFTVHTGAGLIVPEIQEDGKVRVDMGEPILKASDVPTKLPPNRDQSVVKARLDVDGRAWNVTCISMGNPHCVTFGTEQSQDLQVDELKLADIGPKFEHHEMFPARTNTEFVQVFSPTHLKMRVWERGAGETLACGTGACAVVVAAVLEGRAARSCTVDLPGGPLNIEWSEKDNHIYMTGPAEVVFYGSVPL, translated from the exons ATGGCGATAGCCGCCGTCATTACAGCGCCTCTCACAACTCCAATACGCCGCCGTTCTCTTCCTTCCATTcgtttatcttcttcttcagtCAATTTACAATCCAACAATCTCAAATTCGGCGCCGGTAGAGCCGCCGCCGTACACTGTCCTAGTAAGCTCCGAATTTTTGCGGTTTCTTCAATGAAAACTGAAGCTCCAGAGGGTATCTCTTTCCTTGATCGTAAGGAAAGTGGCTTTGTTCACTTTGTTAAGTACCACGGCCTCGGCAATGACTTCATATTG GTTGACAACAGAGATACAACAGAACCTAAGGTCACTCCTGATCAAGCTGTGAAAATGTGTGATAGAAATTTCGGTATTGGTGCGGATGGGGTAATATTTGCAATGCCGGGTGTCAACGGCACTGATTATACCATGAGAATCTTCAATTCGGACGGAAGTGAGCCAGAG ATGTGTGGTAATGGAATTCGATGCCTTGCCAAATTTATAGCTGAGCTTGAGAACTTCCACGGAAAGAAAAG TTTCACCGTACATACAGGGGCTGGACTTATTGTTCCTGAAATCCAAGAAGATGGAAAG GTTAGGGTTGACATGGGTGAGCCCATTCTGAAGGCATCAGATGTGCCCACTAAACTACCCCCTAATAGAGATCAATCTGTTGTTAAAGCAAGACTAGATGTAGATGGAAGAGCATGGAATGTAACCTGCATTAGCATGGGGAATCCTCATTGTGTCACTTTTGGTACAGAACAAAGCCAG GATTTGCAAGTAGATGAACTAAAGTTAGCAGACATTGGTCCAAAGTTTGAACATCATGAGATGTTTCCTGCTCGCACTAACACAG AATTTGTACAAGTCTTCTCCCCAACACACCTTAAAATGCGCGTATGGGAACGTGGTGCAG GCGAGACACTAGCCTGTGGGACTGGAGCTTGTGCCGTAGTAGTTGCAGCAGTGCTTGAGGGTCGTGCTGCAAGG AGCTGTACTGTTGATTTGCCTGGTGGGCCGCTCAACATTGAGTGGAGTGAGAAAGACAACCACATATACATGACGGGGCCAGCAGAGGTAGTTTTCTATGGGTCAGTTCCTCTCTAA
- the LOC124887296 gene encoding uncharacterized protein LOC124887296 — MSRQNHSTTNQVSFLINPIEIHILRQGPIRLVLRARRTIPQIWTTLIWTGLIRHEMERGPSLNQGPNSQQGKTNWAQQKGAKPKRMSTQPGKAQTNFLKGQSSSYKNSKSNMGSTNKFEALNHVDTLTSQSDMIVSGQINQANCLFVQTDASENPSCSTSHHHQPIALEKEYVATKTFHKYSLTSSPPSKPIFSQNELHRTLLDQSFLHSSSLSATTFRLCTNFLVRNGSTEYVDHLPRDSRWKTGTSGTPKSRVSGTVGHGILEQKLGKLWQQSLDDHPADSCQPKPNGELINRATLNQVSQTLPFFPPPNPLLLLNRPPCFH, encoded by the coding sequence ATGTCAAGACAAAATCATTCGACTACAAATCAGGTAAGTTTCTTGATAAATCCCATCGAAATTCACATCCTCCGACAGGGGCCAATACGCCTAGTGCTTCGGGCAAGGAGAACAATACCTCAAATTTGGACCACCTTAATTTGGACAGGCCTAATTCGGCATGAAATGGAAAGAGGCCCATCTCTGAACCAGGGCCCAAACTCTCAACAAGGAAAAACTAATTGGGCCCAACAAAAGGGTGCAAAGCCTAAGAGAATGAGTACCCAACCGGGTAAGGCCCAAACTAATTTCTTAAAGGGTCAATCTTCTTCTTATAAAAATAGTAAGTCCAATATGGGCTCCACTAATAAATTTGAAGCCCTTAATCATGTTGACACCTTGACCTCTCAGAGTGATATGATCGTCTCTGGTCAAATCAACCAGGCAAACTGCCTCTTCGTGCAGACTGACGCCTCTGAAAATCCCTCCTGCTCCACTTCTCATCATCACCAACCTATAGCTCTTGAAAAGGAGTATGTGGCCACTAAGACTTTTCATAAATACTCACTTACTTCTTCTCCACCCTCTAAACCTATCTTCTCACAAAATGAACTCCACAGAACCCTCCTAGATCAATCGTTCCTCCATAGCTCTAGTCTCAGCGCTACAACCTTTAGACTATGCACCAACTTCTTGGTTAGAAATGGGTCTACAGAATATGTCGATCACCTTCCAAGGGATAGTAGATGGAAGACAGGTACAAGTGGTACTCCAAAATCCAGAGTATCTGGCACTGTTGGTCATGGAATCCTTGAACAAAAGCTTGGCAAACTATGGCAACAATCTCTGGATGACCACCCTGCTGACAGCTGCCAACCAAAACCCAATGGAGAGCTTATCAACAGAGCCACATTAAACCAAGTCTCACAGACTCTCCCTTTTTTCCCGCCACCAAATCCTCTATTGCTTCTAAATAGACCCCCTTGCTTTCACTAG
- the LOC124887036 gene encoding uncharacterized mitochondrial protein AtMg00810-like gives MAVDSSVPTEWEKGNFRWGGAAPVMVFFWRFGRYLILFSSDDDDDSVRQSNLYTSKLKEIDKEDVKLYLLLNQLTQSHLQHNAYGVKDKSACKLDISEKDRKYALELISEVGLLGAKPVETPIDVNVKLTSKQYDDQTNQNHEDQLVDQGAYQKLVGKLLYLNMTRSNIAYSVQILSQFLQLPKRSHMEAALRIIKYIKKYLGQGILLSSCSKNEVTVYCDVDWAVCPLTRRSITGYIIKIRDFIVSWKTKKQTTVSRSSAEAEYRSLAFTVTKLVWLLGMLKDLDAKIKLPVSVFSDSKAVIQLAANPSIMKG, from the exons ATGGCTGTTGATTCGTCGGTTCCGACGGAGTGGGAAAAGGGAAATTTTCGATGGGGTGGGGCAGCGCCGGTGATGGTGTTTTTCTGGCGATTCGGCCG TTATCTGATATTGTTTTcttctgatgatgatgatgattctgTGCGACAAAGT AATCTCTACACTAGCAAGCTGAAGGAGATTGATAAGGAGGATGTTAAACTATACTTGCTACTGAATCAGCTCACTCAGTCTCATTTACAACATAATGCATATGGGGTGAAAGATAAGTCTGCTTGTAAGCTTGATATATCAGAAAAGGAT AGAAAGTATGCTCTTGAACTTATCTCTGAGGTAGGATTGTTAGGTGCTAAACCAGTTGAAACTCCCATTGATGTGAATGTCAAACTAACTTCTAAACAGTATGATGATCAAACCAATCAAAACCATGAAGATCAATTGGTAGACCAAGGAGCATATCAGAAATTAGTTGGGAAACTTCTATATCTAAACATGACAAGGTCTAATATTGCATATAGTGTTCAAATTTTGAGTCAGTTTTTGCAGCTACCTAAAAGGTCTCATATGGAAGCTGCACTAaggattatcaaatatattaaaaaatatctagGACAAGGTATACTTCTGTCTAGTTGTTCAAAGAATGAGGTAACTGTCTATTGTGATGTTGATTGGGCAGTATGCCCTCTTACAAGAAGATCTATAACTGGATATATAATCAAAATAAGAGATTTTATAGTATCTTGGAAGACTAAGAAGCAAACAACAGTATCAAGAAGCTCAGCTGAAGCTGAGTATAGAAGTCTGGCCTTTACTGTTACTAAATTAGTCTGGTTACTAGGAATGCTAAAAGATCTAGATGCAAAGATAAAGTTACCAGTGAGTGTGTTTAGTGATAGCAAAGCAGTTATTCAACTTGCTGCTAACCCGTCTATCATGAAAGGATAA